The following coding sequences are from one Triticum dicoccoides isolate Atlit2015 ecotype Zavitan chromosome 4A, WEW_v2.0, whole genome shotgun sequence window:
- the LOC119286016 gene encoding magnesium/proton exchanger 1 isoform X1: MANTTMGSTTRSCDAYLLFNGETLLPNGVRAFLCTVALAYCFIGLSAITARFFKSMESITNHSREVVTIDTETNTPIVKHEKVWNYTIADIALLAFGTSFPQISLATIDAIRNLGQLTAGGLGPGTLVGSAAFDLFPIHAVCVVMPRAGSMKKISDLGVWLVELFWSFWAYIWLYIILEVWTPNVITLWEALLTVLQYGLLLVHAYAQDKRWPYVSIPLVRGERPEDWVPAEDTSLHHDKNCDENSDILPSENDDVVDVFSFHSYSNAGYHHVPEKDIEESSKTMLVVKNTQEDTYWLSVWRQQFVDAVMLESPELKKMDSVCLRFILICWNSIIAPWKLLFALVPPYQIAHGWIAFIFSLIFISGIAYGVTKITDQISCVTGLNPYVIAFTALAAGTSWPDLVASKIAAERQVTADSAIANITCSNSVNIYVGIGVPWSINTVYNFFAYQEPLYIDNAAGLSFSLLVFFATSFGCITVLVLRRIVFGAELGGPRLWAWATSAYFMVLWVVFVLLSSLRVSGVI; this comes from the exons ATGGCCAACACTACAATGGGAAGTACCACTCGATCATGCGATGCGTACCTGCTGTTCAATGGCGAAACACTGCTTCCAAATGGTGTTCGTGCTTTCCTTTGTACTGTTGCACTAGCGTACTGTTTTATTGGTTTATCCGCGATCACTGCCCGGTTCTTCAAGTCGATGGAGAGCATCACAAACCACTCTCGGGAGGTAGTTACAATTGATACAGAAACAAATACGCCTATCGTGAAGCATGAGAAGGTTTGGAACTACACTATAGCGGACATTGCTCTGCTTGCTTTTGGTACCAGCTTTCCCCAGATCTCCCTCGCAACAATCGATGCAATCCGTAATCTCGGTCAACTGACAGCAGGAG GTTTAGGTCCAGGTACACTTGTGGGTTCTGCTGCGTTCGATCTGTTCCCGATCCATGCTGTCTGTGTGGTTATGCCAAGGGCAGGCTCTATGAAAAAGATTTCCGATTTAGGTGTTTGGTTAGTTGAGCTGTTTTGGTCATTCTGGGCATACATCTGGCTGTATATTATTTTAGAG GTGTGGACACCTAATGTGATCACCCTCTGGGAGGCCCTGCTAACAGTTTTGCAGTATGGATTACTTCTGGTTCATGCGTATGCGCAGGATAAGCGGTGGCCATATGTGTCAATCCCTTT GGTCAGAGGTGAGAGACCTGAAGATTGGGTTCCAGCAGAAGATACTTCACTTCACCATGACAAAAATTGTGATGAAAATAGTGACATACTACCCAGCGAGAATGATGATGTTGTGGATGTATTCTCCTTTCATTCTTACAGCAATGCAG GGTATCATCATGTTCCGGAAAAGGATATAGAAGAGTCGTCCAAAACAATGCTTGTAGTAAAGAACACACAAGAGGATACTTACTGGCTTTCCGTTTGGCGGCAACAATTTGTGGATGCTGTAATG CTGGAGAGTCCCGAGCTAAAGAAAATGGATTCTGTCTGCCTGAGATTTATCTTAATATGTTGGAACTCAATCATCGCACCTTGGAAATTGTTGTTTGCTCTTGTGCCCCCGTATCAAATCGCACATGGATGGATTGCTTTTATTTTCTCTCTGATCTTCATAAGTGGTATTGCCTATGGGGTCACCAAGATTACAGACCAGATAAGCTGTGTCACAG GACTAAACCCATATGTTATAGCATTCACAGCGCTGGCTGCTGGAACCTCATGGCCGGATCTAGTCGCTAGCAAGATTGCTGCCGAGCGTCAAGTTACTGCAGACTCTGCAATTGCCAACATCACTTGCAG CAATTCAGTGAACATATACGTTGGCATTGGTGTTCCGTGGTCGATCAACACAGTGTACAATTTCTTTGCCTACCAGGAACCACTGTACATAGACAATGCTGCTGGTCTCAGCTTCTCACTTCTGGTCTTCTTCGCAACATCTTTTGGTTGTATCACAGTTTTGGTTCTCCGCCGCATAGTATTTGGTGCTGAGCTTGGGGGCCCTAGGCTGTGGGCTTGGGCAACATCGGCTTATTTCATGGTCCTTTGGGTTGTTTTTGTTCTACTTTCTTCTTTAAGAGTTTCTGGGGTAATATAG
- the LOC119286016 gene encoding magnesium/proton exchanger 1 isoform X2, which produces MANTTMGSTTRSCDAYLLFNGETLLPNGVRAFLCTVALAYCFIGLSAITARFFKSMESITNHSREVVTIDTETNTPIVKHEKVWNYTIADIALLAFGTSFPQISLATIDAIRNLGQLTAGGLGPGTLVGSAAFDLFPIHAVCVVMPRAGSMKKISDLGVWLVELFWSFWAYIWLYIILEVWTPNVITLWEALLTVLQYGLLLVHAYAQDKRWPYVSIPLGERPEDWVPAEDTSLHHDKNCDENSDILPSENDDVVDVFSFHSYSNAGYHHVPEKDIEESSKTMLVVKNTQEDTYWLSVWRQQFVDAVMLESPELKKMDSVCLRFILICWNSIIAPWKLLFALVPPYQIAHGWIAFIFSLIFISGIAYGVTKITDQISCVTGLNPYVIAFTALAAGTSWPDLVASKIAAERQVTADSAIANITCSNSVNIYVGIGVPWSINTVYNFFAYQEPLYIDNAAGLSFSLLVFFATSFGCITVLVLRRIVFGAELGGPRLWAWATSAYFMVLWVVFVLLSSLRVSGVI; this is translated from the exons ATGGCCAACACTACAATGGGAAGTACCACTCGATCATGCGATGCGTACCTGCTGTTCAATGGCGAAACACTGCTTCCAAATGGTGTTCGTGCTTTCCTTTGTACTGTTGCACTAGCGTACTGTTTTATTGGTTTATCCGCGATCACTGCCCGGTTCTTCAAGTCGATGGAGAGCATCACAAACCACTCTCGGGAGGTAGTTACAATTGATACAGAAACAAATACGCCTATCGTGAAGCATGAGAAGGTTTGGAACTACACTATAGCGGACATTGCTCTGCTTGCTTTTGGTACCAGCTTTCCCCAGATCTCCCTCGCAACAATCGATGCAATCCGTAATCTCGGTCAACTGACAGCAGGAG GTTTAGGTCCAGGTACACTTGTGGGTTCTGCTGCGTTCGATCTGTTCCCGATCCATGCTGTCTGTGTGGTTATGCCAAGGGCAGGCTCTATGAAAAAGATTTCCGATTTAGGTGTTTGGTTAGTTGAGCTGTTTTGGTCATTCTGGGCATACATCTGGCTGTATATTATTTTAGAG GTGTGGACACCTAATGTGATCACCCTCTGGGAGGCCCTGCTAACAGTTTTGCAGTATGGATTACTTCTGGTTCATGCGTATGCGCAGGATAAGCGGTGGCCATATGTGTCAATCCCTTT AGGTGAGAGACCTGAAGATTGGGTTCCAGCAGAAGATACTTCACTTCACCATGACAAAAATTGTGATGAAAATAGTGACATACTACCCAGCGAGAATGATGATGTTGTGGATGTATTCTCCTTTCATTCTTACAGCAATGCAG GGTATCATCATGTTCCGGAAAAGGATATAGAAGAGTCGTCCAAAACAATGCTTGTAGTAAAGAACACACAAGAGGATACTTACTGGCTTTCCGTTTGGCGGCAACAATTTGTGGATGCTGTAATG CTGGAGAGTCCCGAGCTAAAGAAAATGGATTCTGTCTGCCTGAGATTTATCTTAATATGTTGGAACTCAATCATCGCACCTTGGAAATTGTTGTTTGCTCTTGTGCCCCCGTATCAAATCGCACATGGATGGATTGCTTTTATTTTCTCTCTGATCTTCATAAGTGGTATTGCCTATGGGGTCACCAAGATTACAGACCAGATAAGCTGTGTCACAG GACTAAACCCATATGTTATAGCATTCACAGCGCTGGCTGCTGGAACCTCATGGCCGGATCTAGTCGCTAGCAAGATTGCTGCCGAGCGTCAAGTTACTGCAGACTCTGCAATTGCCAACATCACTTGCAG CAATTCAGTGAACATATACGTTGGCATTGGTGTTCCGTGGTCGATCAACACAGTGTACAATTTCTTTGCCTACCAGGAACCACTGTACATAGACAATGCTGCTGGTCTCAGCTTCTCACTTCTGGTCTTCTTCGCAACATCTTTTGGTTGTATCACAGTTTTGGTTCTCCGCCGCATAGTATTTGGTGCTGAGCTTGGGGGCCCTAGGCTGTGGGCTTGGGCAACATCGGCTTATTTCATGGTCCTTTGGGTTGTTTTTGTTCTACTTTCTTCTTTAAGAGTTTCTGGGGTAATATAG